The Sphingobium yanoikuyae genome contains a region encoding:
- a CDS encoding family 1 encapsulin nanocompartment shell protein, producing MNNLHRELAPISDAAWAQIDQEATRTLKRYLAARRVVDVPEPKGATLAAVGTGHTKPIDAPSDGVQAVRRAVNAVVELRVPFTLTRAAIDDVERGSEDSDWQPLKEAARTIAFAENRAIFDGYAAADIGGIRPGASNEPVPLPTAVAGYPAIVAQAVDRLRLAGVEGPYRLVLGDDPFTAISGGSEEGYPVLQHINRLVDGDIIWAPGIMGGVVLTTRGGDFELDLGQDLSIGYLSHTAEAVELYLQESFTFRLLTSEAAVSLPTTEASAQPA from the coding sequence ATGAATAACCTCCATCGCGAACTCGCCCCCATCTCCGACGCCGCTTGGGCGCAAATCGACCAAGAAGCGACCCGAACTCTCAAGCGCTATCTGGCCGCGCGCCGCGTCGTGGACGTGCCGGAACCGAAGGGGGCCACGCTCGCGGCCGTGGGAACGGGCCACACCAAGCCGATCGATGCGCCCAGCGATGGCGTCCAAGCCGTGCGGCGTGCGGTCAACGCCGTGGTCGAACTGCGCGTGCCCTTCACGCTGACCCGCGCGGCGATCGACGATGTGGAGCGCGGCTCCGAGGATTCGGACTGGCAACCGCTCAAGGAAGCCGCCCGCACGATCGCCTTTGCCGAAAATCGCGCGATCTTTGATGGCTATGCCGCTGCCGATATCGGCGGCATCCGTCCCGGCGCGAGCAACGAGCCGGTGCCGCTGCCCACGGCCGTCGCCGGATATCCCGCCATCGTCGCCCAAGCCGTCGATCGGTTGCGCCTTGCCGGGGTCGAGGGGCCTTATCGACTGGTGCTGGGCGATGATCCGTTCACCGCGATCAGCGGCGGCAGCGAGGAGGGCTATCCGGTGCTCCAGCACATCAATCGTCTGGTGGACGGCGATATCATCTGGGCGCCGGGCATCATGGGCGGCGTCGTCCTGACAACGCGGGGCGGCGATTTCGAACTCGATCTCGGACAGGATTTGTCGATCGGCTATCTCAGCCACACCGCCGAGGCGGTCGAGCTGTACCTGCAAGAGAGCTTCACCTTCCGGCTGTTGACGAGCGAGGCGGCTGTTTCGCTCCCGACAACGGAAGCGTCGGCGCAGCCGGCGTGA
- a CDS encoding PRC-barrel domain-containing protein: protein MIAAMMTASNLGARVTGWGFVVFSISSVCWTTLGYATGQTALVATNGFLMLTNLVGIWRWLGQQTKYEDGGRSAETASQRSDTPNLFTATGLIGMAVDDKSGMNLGRVVEALIECSTGRINYVVISDERYAGLEETLRAVPLESLRIGYTRMTLLLDGPSFLSQPGLKSRDWPAFAPINP, encoded by the coding sequence ATGATCGCGGCGATGATGACGGCTTCCAACCTGGGCGCGCGCGTGACGGGCTGGGGCTTCGTGGTGTTCAGCATCAGCTCGGTTTGCTGGACCACATTGGGCTACGCCACAGGACAGACAGCCTTGGTTGCCACCAATGGATTCCTGATGCTGACGAACCTAGTTGGTATCTGGCGATGGTTGGGGCAGCAGACCAAATATGAGGATGGCGGCCGATCGGCCGAAACAGCCAGCCAAAGATCCGATACGCCGAACCTGTTCACCGCGACCGGCCTGATCGGCATGGCGGTTGATGACAAGAGCGGGATGAATCTGGGCCGGGTTGTCGAGGCCCTTATCGAATGTTCGACCGGCAGGATAAACTATGTGGTGATCTCGGACGAGCGATATGCCGGTCTTGAAGAGACATTGCGAGCGGTGCCGCTCGAATCCCTCAGGATCGGCTACACGCGCATGACGCTGTTGCTGGACGGCCCGAGCTTCCTGTCACAGCCCGGCCTCAAAAGTCGTGACTGGCCCGCCTTCGCTCCGATCAATCCCTAG
- a CDS encoding type II toxin-antitoxin system RelE/ParE family toxin, giving the protein MKVILTPDALADLDHIAEHIEKDNPARAISFVEELREAARRLADLPQGYPLVPRYERYGIRRRSYRRYGILYRPEAHRILILRFLGPGQDHDRALQLV; this is encoded by the coding sequence ATGAAAGTCATCCTGACGCCGGATGCGCTGGCCGACCTCGATCACATCGCCGAGCATATCGAAAAGGACAATCCCGCGAGAGCCATCAGCTTTGTTGAGGAATTGCGTGAGGCGGCCCGTCGCCTTGCCGATCTGCCCCAAGGCTATCCTCTGGTGCCTCGCTATGAGCGCTACGGTATCCGTCGCCGTTCCTATCGCCGCTATGGCATCCTCTACCGGCCAGAAGCCCACCGTATCCTGATCCTGCGCTTTCTTGGCCCCGGTCAAGATCATGATCGCGCGCTCCAATTGGTGTGA
- a CDS encoding type II toxin-antitoxin system ParD family antitoxin, whose protein sequence is MASMNVSLPDPMRDYVQRRIDSGHYASVSDYVRDLIRRDQGETQDVERWLHDLDASIERGLADAEAGRTHDLDDACDAIIDRIRTRASAQPQ, encoded by the coding sequence ATGGCTTCGATGAACGTCTCCCTTCCGGACCCTATGCGGGATTACGTCCAGCGCCGCATCGACAGCGGGCATTATGCCAGCGTGAGTGATTATGTTCGCGATCTCATTCGGCGCGATCAGGGCGAGACGCAGGATGTCGAACGGTGGCTGCATGATCTTGACGCCTCGATCGAACGCGGCCTTGCCGATGCCGAGGCGGGGCGCACCCACGACCTCGACGACGCCTGCGATGCTATCATCGACAGGATTCGGACACGGGCAAGCGCTCAGCCGCAATGA